The nucleotide window TAAATAACTAGGAAGAAATATGGCTCTAATAAATACTAAGATCAAATCTTTTAAGGCAGATGCTTTTAAAGATGGGGAGTTTATAACTATAGATAGTGATGATTTAAATGGTAAATGGTCTGTATTTTTCTTCTATCCTGCAGATTTTACTTTCGTATGCCCTACTGAATTAGAAGATGTAGCTGATTATTATGATGAATTTAAATCTCTTGATGTAGAAATCTATGCCATTTCGACAGATAGTCACTTTTGTCATAAAGCGTGGCATGACTCCTCTGAATCAATTAGTAAAATAAAATATCCCATGATTAGTGACAGCACATTTAAAATTTCCAAAAATTTTGAAGTGTTAAGAGAGAATGAAGGGAGAGCTAATCGGGGAACCTTTATAGTAGATCCTGATGGCATTATTCAAGCTATGGAAATTACTGCTGAAGGAATAGGTAGAGATGCTCAAGACCTGATAAGAAAAGTAAAAGCTGCAAAATTTGTTAGAACCCATTCCGATCAGGTTTGTCCGGCTAAATGGAAACAAGGAGATAAAACACTAACGCCTTCAATTGAGTTAGTTGGCAAAATTTAAGTTCTTAGCTGATTTTTTTCATTGCCTATTAATCTAATGAAACTATAAGTTACCATTTTGCGAACTAAGTAATCTAAATTGAAGATTTCTTGGAGATTATTTATCTTTAAAATAAAAAAGCTATTTTTTCTTCCAAGAAGTTCTGTCTTGAGTGTCATCCAATAATATCCCTTTAGAGTCTAAGTCTAATCTTATTTGATCCGCCTCTTTAAAGTTCTTATTTTCTCTAGCCTCATTTCTTTTATCTATCAAATCTAGGATCTCTTCTTCAGTAATATTAATATTATTTTTTATGTCTTTATAGAAAATTTCTGGATCTAAAGTTAATAATCCTAATGGTTCAGCTAATTTAATAAGCTCGCCAGCAAGAGTTTGAGCTAACTTCATATTTGAAGGTTTATAAATATTTATTTGCCGAGCTATATCAAAAAAAATAGCTATCGCTTCTGGTGTATTAAAATCATCATCCATAGCTAAATGAAATCTACGTGTATATTCACTTCTTTCATTTTCTAAAGGCTCTATATCCCTAATCGAACCATAAAGCCTTTCAAGAGCACTGTTAGCCTCGTCTAACTTAACAGAAGAATAATTTAATGGACTTCGGTAGTGACTAGAAAGAAGAAAGAATCTTATTACCTCTGGTTTATAGGATTCAAGAACTGATCTGATAGTAAAGAAATTACCTAGAGACTTAGACATCTTCTTGTCGTCAATTCTTAACGGGCCAGTGTGCATCCAAAAGTTAGCAAAAGATTTACCGGTAGACGATTCCGACTGCGCTATCTCATTTTCATGATGAGGAAACTTAAGATCTGATCCTCCACCATGAATATCGAAACTATCTCCAAAGCTCTTCATGCTCATAGCAGAACATTCAATATGCCAACCTGGTCTTCCTTCACCCCAGGGTGAATCCCATTTTAAAGAATCATTCTTATCTTTCTTCCATAAAACAAAATCTGAAGGGTTTCTTTTATTTTGATTAATTTCCACCCTAGAACCTACCATCAAATCATCGAGATTTCTTTTAGATAACTTTCCATATTCAGGAAATGAATCGACTGCAAAATAAACATCTCCTCCCTCAAAATAAGCAAATTTCTTAGAAATTAAGTCTGAAATTAAATTTATAATTTCTTCTATATGGTGGGTTGCTCTTGGTTCCGAGTCTGGTTTTATCATGCCTAATGAAATAAAATCCTCCTGCATACTTAAAATAAATTTTTCTGTTAAAGCTTCAGGATTAATATTTTCAAGAATTGCTTTATCAAGGATATTATCATCCACATCCGTTATGTTCCTGACATAATTTACCTTAAAACACTTATATCTTAGATATCTGACTATCATATCGAAAGCTAAAAAAGTCCTAGCATGGCCTAAATGGCAATCATCATAAACAGTCATCCCACAAATATACATATCTATGGAGCCTTTTTTTATAGGAACAAACTCTTCTTTTTGTCCATTTAATGAATTATAAATTTTCATTTTTATAATATTTTCTTAGCCTCCTTAAGCCTCTTGATTACCTCATCTTGTCCTAAAAAACTAACTATCTGATCTAGTTCAGGACCAAACGTAAGACCAGAAAGAGCAATCCTAATTGGCATGTAAAGGTTTTTACCCTTTGTATTCGATTCCACACCTAACTTCTTCATAGCAACTCCCCACTGCCCCCATGATAGGTTTATACATTTTTCTGCTAAATCAAAGAAATTAGATGGAGTAGAACTTAAATAAACCAAAGCCTCTTCTGAATATTTCTTCTGTTCAGAAAAGAATGCATGGGACAGATTAATAGCGTCTTCCGGGAAAATAATATTTTCTTTAATTAGTGATATAAAACTTCTTATCTCTATCTCTTGAGGAATGAGATCTTCTATTATTGGTTTTAACCAACTCAACACCTCAGAAATATCTAATATTTCAACTGCTTGTTTTTGCCAAAATTTAAGCTGGTTTTGATCAAATTTACTAGGAGAAGAAGATATAGAGCCTATATCTAAAAAATCTGCAAGCTCATCTATTGATTTAATATTATTATCATTATTAAGATGCCCCACTCTTACTAAATAATTTAAAATTGCAGACGGTATGTAACCTTTCTCCCTTAACTCAGAGATGGATAAACTCCCATTCCGTTTTGAAAGAGGAGATCCGTCATGACCTAAGAAAAGAGGAAGATGAGCAAACTTTGGATTAGGTAATTCTAATGCATCTAAAAGCGCGAGTTGTCTTGGAGTGTTACTTAGATGATCCTCACCTCTCAATACGCATGTAATACCCATTAAAGAATCATCTACTGCATTAGCAAACATAAAAGAAGGAGTGCCGTCTGTTTTCTTAACTATAAAGTCATCCAAATCAATTGTGTCAAAACTCTGTTTTCCTTTTATAAGGTCATCAAACTGAATTTGAGTTCCTTTAGGGATCCTAAATCTATAAACAGGTAAATTCCCCTTATCTATTTCAGCCCGGACCTCTTCTTGAGAAGCGCCAGACCAGGTTCCAGGATACCTAGGAGGTTCTCCTGCCTGTAATTGATTTCTTCTAATAACCTTTAATTCTTCTTCGGAAGTAAAACATGGATAAATTAGATCTCTATCTAATAATATTTTATAAAAATTTTCATAAATATTAACTCTCTTAGACTGGAAATAAGGAGAATTTTCTCCCTCCACTTTTGGTCCTTCATCCCAAAGAAGCTGCAGCCACTCTAAATCATTAAAAATATTCTCTACAAATTCTTGTTCTGATCTAACTAAATCAGTATCTTCAATTCTTAGAAGAAACTTGCCTTTACCTTTCTTAGATAATAAAAAACTAAATAAAGCTGCTCTTAGATTACCTAGATGCAAAGCTCCAGTTGGACTTGGACAAAATCTAGTTTTTTGAATATTCATTTAAAATCAATAAGTTAATAAAATAGCAGTTTATCTCTAAAGTTATTATTATACTTATACATACAACAAAGGAAGTGAATTGATATGGAAAAAATAATACTAGTCTCTTTAATTACAACCCTCGGCCCAATTGAAATTAAGCTTTTTACTGAGGAAGCTCCTGAAACTACTAAAAACTTTATTGAATATGTTGAAAGTGGATTCTTTGATGAAACTATTTTTCATCGTGTTATACCTGGTTTTGTTATTCAAGGTGGTGGGCATACCTCTGGTATGAATAGAAAAGATACATTAGCTCCAATTCAAAATGAAGCTAATAATGGAATAAAAAATCTACAATATACACTCTCGATGGCACGGACTAATGACCCACATTCTGCAACATCTCAATTTTTTATTAATTTACAAGATAATTCGTCATTAGATCATAGCTCTGAAACTCCTATGGGATGGGGTTATGCAGTCTTTGGTGAAGTGGTAAATGGAAGCGAAACTGTAAAAGCTATAGCCGAAGTTGAAACTAGTAACTTTGAAGGTCACCAAGATGTTCCCGTTGAAGAGATAAAGATAATTACAGCTGTAGTAATCTCTGATGAATAAATAATGTCTCACTGCTTTATTTCTGATTTACATCTTACAAAGGAAAGACCGGAAATAACTGCCGCCTTCTTTACTTTTTTAGAAAGTATTGCGTCTGATGCTAATTATTTATATATCCTAGGAGACCTCTTTGAGATGTGGATAGGAGATGACTCTGAAGATGAACTCTCTAAATCTGTAAAAGATCAACTAAGAAATCTTGCTAAAAATTCTTGTAATATATATTTAATGCATGGTAATCGTGATTTCCTTATTGGTGAAAAATTCTCTAAAGAATGTGATATTCAACTCATCGAAGATCCAATAAATATTAATATAAATAATAAGAATATATTGCTAATGCATGGTGACTCTTTGTGTGTAGAAGACGTTAAATATCAAGAATTTAGAGCTGCTACTCGCATTAATTCTTGGAAAGAAGATTTTCTTAAAAAACCTATTAAAGAAAGAATATTAATTGCAGAAAGTCTAAGGTCTAAAAGCAAAGCAGAAACAAGAGGAAAAACGGAAGATATTATGGATGTTTCAAAAGAAGAAGTAATAAAAGTGATGTCAGAAAATCAAACCTCTTTCTTAATTCATGGCCATACTCATAGACCTAAAATACATAATATTAAATTAGCTACAGGTCCAGCTCATAGAGTTGTTCTTGGAGATTGGGATATTCATGGATGGTATATTTGGATAGATTCAAACTCATGGGAATTAAAAAAATTCTCTATCCTCTAAATCTGAGTTGTAGAACTAACCCTAGAATAATTAAAATCAATGCTAATAACATGCGTGGATCACTTAAATAAAGAAAAGGCTCGACAGGATAAGCGATTGTTTTATCTAGAGCTGCTACTTTGAAATTATGTTTACCTGACATTTTTGGGTTCGATACTACTTCCATAAAAGCTCTTCTACTTTTATATCTCATTAAAGCCATAGAATCCCAATCCTCTGCATTTTCAATACCAACAATATCTACAGCTTGTAATACTGAGTTACCAGCAAATATAGGATGACTAGCTCTCTTCAATAATTCTGGATACATGTGCTCCATATAACGATCCATAAGTTGATTTGCAGTCTCTCCTGGTTGAGCCCCTTGAACATCTTCGGGATTATCAGACATATCTATATTATTTACCATAAGGAACTGTTTCCCAGAATCTTCTCTCATAAATTTTTCTATCTTCTTCAGGGCCACCTTAGACATATCTAGTTCTTCTGATGACGGAATTCCTTTAGCCTTATTATTTTCTTGCATCTTAACTAAATAGGTTTCTATCTCGTCAGAATTTAACTTACCTCCGAAATCCGTATACCAAACAAAGAATATTCCATAGAGTGTAATTAAAACTAACCAGTTTCTGTAATTTTTTGACATATATTCCTCTCTGAAAACAAGTAACAATAATCCTTAGATTATCTTATACACAATTAAGACAAGATTCTATATTTTAGACTTTACAATTTGTTCTAATAAATATACTGTATATATATACAGTATTATTAAACTATCCTATGAGCATTAAATATCTGGGCAATTCACCGGAAGATGGCCTGCCTCCTCTGAAAATTCCTTACTTCTTAGATAGAGTTCCCGTTGGATGGCCTAGTCCAGCTGATGACTATATTGAACATTCTATTGATCTAAATAAACACTTAATTAAGAATTCAGCTTCAACTTATTTTGTTAGGGTAAGTGGAGATTCTATGATCAATGCCTATATAGGCGATGGAGCTACACTGGTCGTTGATAGAAGTATAGAACCTCAGCATGGAAAAATTATTATAGCTATAGTTGATGGTGCTTTTACATGCAAAAGAATACTCTTTAAACCAACTATTTGCTTAGCATCTGAAAACCCTAAATACCCCCCTATTTACCTTAATACTGAAGAGGAATTAGAGACCGCCGGCACCGTCATTGCTTCGATCAATATTTATTAAATTAATTAATATGTATGCACTCGTTGACTGTAATAGCTTCTATGCTTCTTGTGAAAGAGTATTTAGACCAGACCTGAAGAATAAACCTATAGTAGTTCTATCTAATAATGATGGATGCGTTGTTGCTTTATCTAAAGAAGCAAAAAAACTTGGAATCAAGATGTGCGCTCCTTGGTTTAAAATCCAAGCATATTTTCTTAAAAATGAAGGAATTGCATTCTCATCTAACTATGAGCTTTATGCAGATATTTCGTCTAGAATTATGTGCACACTAAGATATCTAGCTCCAAAGATAGAGGTATATAGCATAGATGAAGCATTCTTAGATCTAACAGGAGTTTCGTCATGTACAGATCTAGGCTCTTTTGGAAAACAATGCCAAGAAACTATTGATCAGTGGATAAATATGCCTGTTCGAGTTGGCATTGGACCAACAAAAACTCTAGCTAAAGCTGCCAGCTATGCCGCGAAGAAATATCCTGCCACAAAGGGAGTGGTTGATTTATCAAAGAAAATCCGTCAGAGAAAATTACTAGCTCTAATGCCTGTCAATGAAGTATGGGGAGTCGGGCATAGATTAAATAAGAAACTGAATATAATGGGAATAAATACTGCCCTTCAATTAGCGGATACTGATCCAAAATTAATTAGGAAAAAATTTAGCATAGTATTAGAGAGAACTTTAATGGAGCTAAGAGGAATGCCTTGTATAAGCATAGAAGACCTGCCTGCAACAAAAAAACAAATTGTGGTAAGTAGAACATTTAGTAAAAAAGTTTCAGATGAGCAGACAATGCATGAAGCAATTAGTGACTATGCATCAAGAGCAGCAGAGAAGCTGCGAAGAGAAAATCAATATTGTATGATGATCTCAGTATTCATAAGAACTAATCCTTTCCAGAAACAGGACTATCAGTATAGAAATAGTATTAACTACCGACTTAATTGTCCTACAAATGATACTAGAGAAATTATCTATATTGCTAAAAATCTAATTTCAAAAATTTATAAAAAAAATATTAACTTCATTAAAGCAGGAATTATGTTGGGAGATTTCTTTGATGAAGGGGTGAGTCAAGGCAATTTATTTACTCCTTGGAAACAACAATATAAAAGTGAACTTCTAATGAATACCGTTGACAAAATAAATACTAATAACAAGGGTAAGATTATATTTGCTGCACAAGGAATAAAAAAATACTGGTCTATGAAAAGAAATCTACACTCACCACGATATACAACTAATTGGAATGATCTACCTATAGTAAATTAATAATTCAAATACCGCTATGGAATCTAAATAAAGAATCTGGTTCAGAAATTAACTTAGCTTCAGCTTCAGAAAATGGCTTTATAGGATCAATCCAATTTTTTCCAAAAAGTTCTACGTACAAACCAATATAAAGATTACTATGCCTTACTTCTGAAGTATAAAGCTTATGATAAAAGTCTTGTAAGTCAGTAGGTAAATAATTATTCAAAGCAAAAAAACGTTCGCTTGATCTTGATTCAATTAAGGCGCAAATCAATAATGAATCTTGAAGCTTTTTTGGCTCAGAAGGTGAAATCAACTGGTATAAACTCTTGGCATAGGGTCCTGCCTTTAAATTTCTATAAGTAAAACCTCGCTTTGTTAGGATCCGGCATACTTTTTCAAAATGCATTAATTCTTCACGAGCTAAACTTGAAAGCTTTTTTGCAAAACCTTTTTCAGGATATCTATTTATTAAAGAAATAGCTGTGGTGGCTGCTTTTTTTTCGCAATGAGCATGATCTAATAAAAGAATTTCTAAATTATTAATTGCTTTATAGATCCAATCTTGAGATGTTTTTGCCAATAAGATCTTATCGTGTAAAGGCTCTTCTTCCATATTAAGAATTAATTCTTGAAGTACCTTGAATAATGAGCTTCGGAAAGAATAAATAACTCTTCCTCGATAACCTTTTTAAGAGAAGAAAGCTCAGCCAAATCATTTTGTATTATCTCAACACCAAACTCCTTAATATCAGGTATTGACTGACTTGCCTGCTTTAAAAGATCAAAAACCCAACAATATGGATCTACTTGATCATAATAATTAATTCTATGAACCTTTAAATTTTCTTTAAGCAATTTTAAGTTAAAGATATAAACCTTAGACCTCATAATCTGAACTTTAAGAGATTCAAGTCTTTTCCAAACTGAGTGTTTTTCAGAATCTGTATATGAATTCCACTTTATAACTTCATGTTGAAAACGTTTACACCCCCTACAGACCTCATCACCAAAGACAGTGGAGCATACACCTATACATGGAGTTTTAATGGGTTTATTCATTTAATAACATGATATATTTAAAGTAATCTAACGCAACTCAAAAAATACAAATATGTTAGAATGCTGTCGCTCTATTTTAAAGAATTAAGTTAATGTTAGAAAAATATAAAACACATTTAGAAGAAAGAAAAAAACTAGGAATTCCTCCTCTACCTTTAGATGAGAACCAAACAGCCTCATTAATTGAGTTAATTGAATCTTCAGATCAAGAAAATGAAGAATATTTATTAAATCTATTGGCAAATGAAGTTCCCGCTGGTGTTGATCAAGCTGCATATGTTAAAGCTGCTTTTCTAACTGATATAGCTCAAGGTAAAACAAAAACTAAATTAGTTAGTAGAATAAAAGCAACTGAACTATTAGGCACAATGCTAGGCGGTTATAATGTTGAACCGTTAATTGGATTATTGTCAGATGACGAAGTTGGCGATGCGGCAACTAAAGCTTTATCGAACACGCTCTTAATTTTTGATGCTTTATATGACTTACTTGAATTGGCAAAAAAAAATAAAAGAGCACAAATGGTCATAGATTCATTCGCAGAAGCTGAATGGTTCACAAATAAACCAGAAGTACCTGAAATAATAACCACGACCATTTTTAAGGTATCTGGAGAAATAAATACAGATGATTTATCACCTGCTCCAGATGCATGGTCAAGACCAGATATCCCTTTACATGCATTAGCTATGCTCAAAAATACAGAGCTAAAAAATCCTTTGGGTTTAATAGATGATTTAAAGAAAAAGGGTCATCCAATAGCCTTCGTAGGAGATGTTGTAGGAACGGGATCATCAAGAAAATCAGCTACTAATTCAGTACTATGGCACATGGGTGATGATATACCTTTTATACCAGGTAAAAGGGAAGGCGGGATCTGTATTGGAGGGAAAATAGCGCCTATATTTTTCAATACTATGGAAGATGCTGGAGCGCTTGCCTTTGAATGTGACGTCTCCAAACTAAAGACTGGAGATGTTATAAACATTCACCCCCATAAAAGAAAAATAACAGATCAAGAGGATAAAGTTATTACAAATTTTGACTATAAATCAAATACTATTTTAGATGCAGTCAGGGCTAAAGGGAGAATTCCTTTAATTATTGGAAGAACATTAACTGACAAAGTAAGAGATAATTTAGATCTACCTCCGACAGATATATTTGAGAGGCCTATTCAGCCTAAAGATAGTGGGAAAGGTTTCACTTTAGCTCAAAAAATGGTGGGTAGTGCTTGCGGTGTAAAAGGAATTAGACCTGGCACTTATTG belongs to SAR86 cluster bacterium and includes:
- the ahpC gene encoding alkyl hydroperoxide reductase subunit C gives rise to the protein MALINTKIKSFKADAFKDGEFITIDSDDLNGKWSVFFFYPADFTFVCPTELEDVADYYDEFKSLDVEIYAISTDSHFCHKAWHDSSESISKIKYPMISDSTFKISKNFEVLRENEGRANRGTFIVDPDGIIQAMEITAEGIGRDAQDLIRKVKAAKFVRTHSDQVCPAKWKQGDKTLTPSIELVGKI
- the cysS gene encoding cysteine--tRNA ligase produces the protein MKIYNSLNGQKEEFVPIKKGSIDMYICGMTVYDDCHLGHARTFLAFDMIVRYLRYKCFKVNYVRNITDVDDNILDKAILENINPEALTEKFILSMQEDFISLGMIKPDSEPRATHHIEEIINLISDLISKKFAYFEGGDVYFAVDSFPEYGKLSKRNLDDLMVGSRVEINQNKRNPSDFVLWKKDKNDSLKWDSPWGEGRPGWHIECSAMSMKSFGDSFDIHGGGSDLKFPHHENEIAQSESSTGKSFANFWMHTGPLRIDDKKMSKSLGNFFTIRSVLESYKPEVIRFFLLSSHYRSPLNYSSVKLDEANSALERLYGSIRDIEPLENERSEYTRRFHLAMDDDFNTPEAIAIFFDIARQINIYKPSNMKLAQTLAGELIKLAEPLGLLTLDPEIFYKDIKNNINITEEEILDLIDKRNEARENKNFKEADQIRLDLDSKGILLDDTQDRTSWKKK
- the gltX gene encoding glutamate--tRNA ligase, with amino-acid sequence MNIQKTRFCPSPTGALHLGNLRAALFSFLLSKKGKGKFLLRIEDTDLVRSEQEFVENIFNDLEWLQLLWDEGPKVEGENSPYFQSKRVNIYENFYKILLDRDLIYPCFTSEEELKVIRRNQLQAGEPPRYPGTWSGASQEEVRAEIDKGNLPVYRFRIPKGTQIQFDDLIKGKQSFDTIDLDDFIVKKTDGTPSFMFANAVDDSLMGITCVLRGEDHLSNTPRQLALLDALELPNPKFAHLPLFLGHDGSPLSKRNGSLSISELREKGYIPSAILNYLVRVGHLNNDNNIKSIDELADFLDIGSISSSPSKFDQNQLKFWQKQAVEILDISEVLSWLKPIIEDLIPQEIEIRSFISLIKENIIFPEDAINLSHAFFSEQKKYSEEALVYLSSTPSNFFDLAEKCINLSWGQWGVAMKKLGVESNTKGKNLYMPIRIALSGLTFGPELDQIVSFLGQDEVIKRLKEAKKIL
- a CDS encoding peptidylprolyl isomerase, whose protein sequence is MEKIILVSLITTLGPIEIKLFTEEAPETTKNFIEYVESGFFDETIFHRVIPGFVIQGGGHTSGMNRKDTLAPIQNEANNGIKNLQYTLSMARTNDPHSATSQFFINLQDNSSLDHSSETPMGWGYAVFGEVVNGSETVKAIAEVETSNFEGHQDVPVEEIKIITAVVISDE
- a CDS encoding UDP-2,3-diacylglucosamine diphosphatase, yielding MSHCFISDLHLTKERPEITAAFFTFLESIASDANYLYILGDLFEMWIGDDSEDELSKSVKDQLRNLAKNSCNIYLMHGNRDFLIGEKFSKECDIQLIEDPINININNKNILLMHGDSLCVEDVKYQEFRAATRINSWKEDFLKKPIKERILIAESLRSKSKAETRGKTEDIMDVSKEEVIKVMSENQTSFLIHGHTHRPKIHNIKLATGPAHRVVLGDWDIHGWYIWIDSNSWELKKFSIL
- the umuD gene encoding translesion error-prone DNA polymerase V autoproteolytic subunit, translated to MSIKYLGNSPEDGLPPLKIPYFLDRVPVGWPSPADDYIEHSIDLNKHLIKNSASTYFVRVSGDSMINAYIGDGATLVVDRSIEPQHGKIIIAIVDGAFTCKRILFKPTICLASENPKYPPIYLNTEEELETAGTVIASINIY
- the umuC gene encoding translesion error-prone DNA polymerase V subunit UmuC, which translates into the protein MYALVDCNSFYASCERVFRPDLKNKPIVVLSNNDGCVVALSKEAKKLGIKMCAPWFKIQAYFLKNEGIAFSSNYELYADISSRIMCTLRYLAPKIEVYSIDEAFLDLTGVSSCTDLGSFGKQCQETIDQWINMPVRVGIGPTKTLAKAASYAAKKYPATKGVVDLSKKIRQRKLLALMPVNEVWGVGHRLNKKLNIMGINTALQLADTDPKLIRKKFSIVLERTLMELRGMPCISIEDLPATKKQIVVSRTFSKKVSDEQTMHEAISDYASRAAEKLRRENQYCMMISVFIRTNPFQKQDYQYRNSINYRLNCPTNDTREIIYIAKNLISKIYKKNINFIKAGIMLGDFFDEGVSQGNLFTPWKQQYKSELLMNTVDKINTNNKGKIIFAAQGIKKYWSMKRNLHSPRYTTNWNDLPIVN
- the miaE gene encoding tRNA isopentenyl-2-thiomethyl-A-37 hydroxylase MiaE — its product is MEEEPLHDKILLAKTSQDWIYKAINNLEILLLDHAHCEKKAATTAISLINRYPEKGFAKKLSSLAREELMHFEKVCRILTKRGFTYRNLKAGPYAKSLYQLISPSEPKKLQDSLLICALIESRSSERFFALNNYLPTDLQDFYHKLYTSEVRHSNLYIGLYVELFGKNWIDPIKPFSEAEAKLISEPDSLFRFHSGI
- a CDS encoding DUF1289 domain-containing protein translates to MNKPIKTPCIGVCSTVFGDEVCRGCKRFQHEVIKWNSYTDSEKHSVWKRLESLKVQIMRSKVYIFNLKLLKENLKVHRINYYDQVDPYCWVFDLLKQASQSIPDIKEFGVEIIQNDLAELSSLKKVIEEELFILSEAHYSRYFKN